A region of Mycolicibacterium brumae DNA encodes the following proteins:
- the cydC gene encoding thiol reductant ABC exporter subunit CydC, with translation MRDGDPGDRADPLWQALALLRPRLPRLLLAIALGVGSLGSALALAGVSAWLIARAWQMPPILDLSVAVVAVRAFGISRGVLHYCERLVSHDEALTGASNARAQTYRRLVARPAALRVSGGELAGRVGADVDELSEVLVRAVLPIAVAAVLSVAAVGAIALISPVVAAVLAICLLVAGMLAPWLAARGAAAAELSARERHADRDEAAVLALRHGPELRVAGRLPGLIAQTRARQRDWGAELDRAAAPASLGAAAPTLALGAAVLAAAVVGIGLSPTLDAPILAILMLLPLSSFEATTALPAAAVQLTRSRIAARRLLELTGNPRAPEPAGRLRRASSELVPRPSNPPVDRPPGPEPDGVDLRADNLCSGFPGASGGFSGSLDVAAGARVAVTGPSGAGKTALLLTLAGLIPPQQGCVTVGGVALSNLNEAQLRSRIGYFAEDAHIFETTVRDNLLVVRGDCADAELQEALRRVGLGEWLAGLPGGLGTVLTGGASAVSAGQRRRLLLARALCSRAPVLLLDEPTEHLDIGDAEPVLDELLRVGGLFGPERTVVVATHHLPAGFAGQRIRVPG, from the coding sequence ATGCGCGACGGTGATCCCGGGGACCGCGCCGACCCGCTGTGGCAGGCGCTGGCCCTGCTGCGCCCGCGGCTGCCTCGGCTGCTGCTGGCCATCGCGCTCGGCGTCGGCTCGCTGGGCAGCGCGTTGGCGTTGGCGGGGGTGTCGGCATGGTTGATCGCCCGCGCCTGGCAGATGCCCCCGATCCTGGACCTATCGGTCGCGGTGGTCGCCGTGCGGGCGTTCGGCATCTCCCGGGGCGTGCTGCACTACTGCGAGCGGTTGGTCAGCCACGATGAGGCGCTGACCGGCGCGTCGAACGCCCGCGCGCAGACCTACCGCCGGTTGGTGGCCCGCCCGGCGGCGTTGCGGGTCTCCGGCGGTGAACTGGCCGGCCGGGTCGGCGCCGACGTCGACGAACTGTCCGAGGTGCTGGTGCGGGCGGTGCTGCCGATCGCGGTGGCCGCCGTGCTGTCGGTGGCCGCCGTCGGGGCGATCGCGCTGATCTCCCCCGTCGTCGCGGCTGTGCTGGCGATCTGTCTGCTGGTCGCCGGGATGCTGGCCCCGTGGTTGGCCGCCCGCGGCGCCGCTGCCGCCGAATTGTCCGCACGGGAACGTCACGCCGACCGCGATGAGGCGGCCGTGCTCGCGTTGCGGCACGGCCCGGAGCTTCGGGTGGCCGGCCGGCTGCCCGGGCTGATCGCACAAACCCGCGCGCGGCAACGGGATTGGGGCGCCGAGTTGGACCGGGCCGCCGCACCCGCGTCGCTCGGGGCGGCCGCGCCGACGCTGGCTCTGGGCGCCGCCGTGCTGGCCGCCGCCGTCGTCGGGATCGGGCTGTCCCCCACGCTGGACGCCCCCATTCTGGCGATCCTGATGCTGCTGCCGCTGTCGTCGTTCGAGGCGACGACGGCGCTGCCTGCGGCGGCGGTCCAGCTGACCCGTTCCCGCATCGCCGCCCGGCGATTGCTGGAGCTCACCGGGAACCCGCGCGCACCCGAGCCGGCTGGTCGGCTGCGCCGGGCCTCTTCGGAGCTCGTTCCTCGCCCCTCGAACCCGCCGGTGGATCGGCCGCCCGGACCGGAACCGGACGGCGTCGACCTGCGCGCCGACAATCTGTGTTCCGGCTTCCCCGGCGCCAGCGGCGGTTTCAGTGGATCCCTGGATGTGGCCGCCGGCGCCCGGGTGGCCGTGACCGGGCCCAGCGGCGCCGGCAAGACCGCGTTACTGCTCACCCTCGCCGGGCTGATCCCGCCGCAGCAGGGATGCGTGACCGTCGGCGGGGTGGCGCTGAGCAACCTCAACGAAGCCCAATTGCGTTCCCGGATCGGATATTTCGCCGAGGACGCGCACATCTTCGAGACCACCGTTCGGGACAATCTGCTGGTGGTCCGCGGCGACTGCGCGGACGCCGAGCTCCAGGAGGCACTGCGCCGGGTGGGTCTCGGCGAATGGCTGGCGGGCCTGCCGGGGGGTTTGGGCACGGTGCTGACCGGCGGGGCCTCGGCGGTCTCGGCCGGGCAACGCCGACGACTGCTACTGGCCCGGGCGCTGTGCTCGCGGGCGCCGGTGCTGCTGCTCGACGAGCCGACCGAACATCTCGACATCGGCGACGCCGAACCGGTGCTCGACGAATTGCTGCGCGTCGGCGGCCTGTTCGGTCCGGAGCGCACCGTGGTGGTCGCCACCCATCACCTGCCGGCGGGTTTCGCCGGGCAGCGGATCCGCGTTCCGGGTTAG
- a CDS encoding DUF4190 domain-containing protein: MTQPPYQPSGEQPWNYPPPPPQPYSGEPGGYPAPAQPKNGVGLSALICGLLSLPAALTVVGGVVLGVAGIVCGVVGRGRAKRGEANNGGMATAGIVTGALGVVASVVVVIVMITAGMWLFNEGGGKDFVDCLNRAGDDVAAQQACQDQWANNLEDRFSVTVTPEP; the protein is encoded by the coding sequence TTGACTCAGCCGCCGTATCAGCCGTCCGGCGAACAGCCCTGGAACTATCCGCCGCCGCCTCCGCAGCCCTATTCCGGCGAGCCGGGCGGCTACCCGGCGCCGGCCCAACCGAAGAACGGGGTGGGTCTCAGCGCCCTGATCTGTGGCCTGTTGTCGCTGCCGGCGGCGCTCACGGTCGTCGGCGGTGTGGTGCTCGGCGTCGCGGGGATCGTCTGCGGAGTGGTGGGCCGCGGTCGCGCCAAGCGCGGCGAAGCGAACAACGGCGGGATGGCCACCGCCGGCATCGTCACCGGCGCGCTCGGCGTCGTCGCCTCGGTGGTGGTGGTGATCGTGATGATCACCGCCGGCATGTGGCTGTTCAACGAGGGTGGCGGGAAGGACTTCGTGGACTGCCTGAACCGGGCCGGCGACGACGTCGCCGCCCAACAGGCCTGCCAGGACCAGTGGGCGAACAATCTGGAAGATCGCTTCAGCGTCACGGTGACGCCCGAGCCCTGA
- a CDS encoding acyl-CoA thioesterase II: MPQRDFDELLAVLDLRAGGEDVFFGAHPSKNPVRTFGGQMMAQAFVAASRTLPRYIPPSALNIHFIAGGDPEHDLELRVVRLRDERRFANRRVDVMQDGTLLATALVAFMAGGRGLEHSTPPPEVQPPHDLPTIEKLLEGYEETVPLFVEALKPIEWRYTNDPAWIMRDKGEKLPHNRVWLKARGEIGEDPVLHQAAMVYSSDTTVLDSIITTHGLSWGHDRIFAATINHSVWFHRPITFDDWVLYSTQSPVAAESRGMSKGHFFDLDGQLLATVVQEGLIKYFPTN, from the coding sequence GTGCCGCAGCGCGACTTCGATGAGCTGCTGGCGGTGCTGGACCTCCGCGCCGGTGGCGAGGACGTGTTCTTCGGGGCGCACCCCAGCAAGAACCCGGTCCGAACCTTCGGCGGGCAGATGATGGCCCAGGCCTTCGTCGCGGCGTCGCGCACCCTGCCGCGCTACATCCCACCCAGCGCGCTGAACATCCACTTCATCGCCGGTGGAGATCCCGAGCACGATCTCGAGTTGCGGGTGGTCCGGCTGCGCGACGAGCGCCGGTTCGCCAACCGGCGCGTCGACGTCATGCAGGACGGCACCCTGCTGGCGACCGCGCTGGTGGCGTTCATGGCCGGCGGACGCGGGTTGGAGCACAGCACCCCGCCTCCGGAAGTGCAACCGCCGCATGACCTTCCGACGATCGAGAAGCTGTTGGAAGGTTACGAGGAAACGGTGCCGCTGTTCGTCGAGGCGCTCAAACCCATCGAGTGGCGGTACACCAACGACCCGGCATGGATCATGCGGGACAAGGGCGAGAAGCTTCCGCACAACCGGGTGTGGCTCAAGGCCCGCGGCGAGATCGGCGAGGACCCGGTTCTGCACCAGGCGGCGATGGTGTACTCGTCGGACACCACCGTGCTGGACTCGATCATCACCACCCACGGCCTGTCCTGGGGGCATGACCGCATCTTCGCCGCCACGATCAACCATTCGGTGTGGTTCCACCGCCCGATCACGTTCGACGACTGGGTGCTGTACTCGACGCAGTCGCCGGTGGCGGCGGAATCCCGCGGCATGTCGAAGGGTCACTTCTTCGACCTGGACGGCCAACTGCTGGCCACCGTCGTCCAGGAGGGCCTGATCAAGTACTTCCCGACGAACTGA
- the pyk gene encoding pyruvate kinase: MSRRAKIVCTLGPAVGSEEKVKALVEAGMDVARMNFSHGEYSAHQATYEWVRAASNATGRAVGVLADLQGPKIRLGRFADGPTVWETGETVRITVEDVEGTHDRVSTTYKHLAKDVKVNDRLLVDDGKVALIVEGVDGPDVVCSVIEGGPVSNNKGLSLPGVEVSVPALSEKDIADLEFAMSLGVDMVALSFVRSPADVDLVHAVMDRCGRRVPVIAKLEKPEAIDNLEAIVLAFDAIMVARGDLGVELPLEAVPLVQKQAIQMARENAKPVIVATQMLDSMIENSRPTRAEASDVANAVLDGADALMLSGETSVGRYPFDAVRTMSRIITAVEDNSTAAPPLTHTPRTKRGVISYAAREIGERLDARALVAFTESGDTVRRLARLHSPLPLLAFTARPAIRSQMALTWGTETFIVGQMTSTDGMIREVDKSLLALGRYRRGDLVVIVAGVPPGTVGSTNLIHVHRIGEDDH, encoded by the coding sequence GTGAGTAGACGCGCCAAGATCGTATGCACGCTCGGACCCGCCGTCGGTAGCGAAGAAAAGGTGAAGGCGCTCGTCGAGGCCGGGATGGACGTCGCCCGGATGAACTTCAGCCACGGCGAGTACTCCGCGCACCAAGCCACCTACGAATGGGTCCGGGCGGCTTCCAACGCCACCGGGCGGGCCGTCGGCGTGTTGGCCGACCTGCAGGGCCCGAAGATCCGCCTGGGCCGGTTCGCCGACGGACCCACGGTCTGGGAGACCGGCGAGACCGTCCGGATCACCGTCGAAGACGTCGAAGGCACCCACGACCGGGTGTCCACCACCTATAAGCACCTCGCCAAGGACGTCAAGGTCAATGACCGGCTGTTGGTCGACGACGGCAAGGTCGCGCTGATCGTCGAAGGCGTCGACGGACCCGACGTGGTCTGCTCGGTGATCGAGGGCGGGCCCGTCAGCAACAACAAGGGCCTGTCCCTGCCCGGCGTCGAGGTGTCGGTTCCGGCGTTGTCCGAGAAGGACATCGCCGACCTCGAGTTCGCGATGAGCCTCGGCGTCGACATGGTGGCGCTGTCGTTCGTGCGGTCCCCGGCCGACGTCGACCTCGTGCACGCGGTGATGGACCGGTGCGGGCGCCGGGTGCCGGTGATCGCGAAGCTGGAGAAGCCGGAGGCCATCGACAATCTCGAGGCGATCGTGCTGGCCTTCGACGCGATCATGGTGGCCCGCGGCGACCTCGGCGTCGAACTGCCGCTGGAGGCGGTGCCGCTGGTGCAGAAGCAGGCGATTCAGATGGCCCGCGAGAACGCCAAACCGGTGATCGTCGCGACCCAGATGCTCGACTCGATGATCGAGAACTCCCGGCCCACCCGGGCCGAGGCCTCCGACGTCGCCAACGCCGTGCTCGACGGCGCCGACGCGCTGATGCTGTCCGGTGAGACCTCCGTCGGCCGCTACCCGTTCGACGCCGTGCGCACCATGAGCCGGATCATCACCGCGGTGGAAGACAATTCCACGGCCGCGCCGCCGCTGACCCACACCCCGCGCACCAAGCGCGGCGTCATCTCGTATGCCGCCCGCGAGATCGGCGAGCGGCTCGACGCCCGGGCGCTGGTGGCGTTCACCGAATCCGGCGACACCGTCCGCCGGCTGGCCCGGCTGCACAGCCCGCTGCCGCTGTTGGCGTTCACCGCCCGCCCCGCGATCCGCAGCCAGATGGCCTTGACCTGGGGCACCGAGACGTTCATCGTGGGCCAGATGACCAGCACCGACGGCATGATCCGCGAGGTGGACAAGTCACTGCTGGCGCTGGGCCGTTACCGTCGCGGTGACCTGGTCGTCATCGTCGCGGGCGTGCCGCCGGGCACCGTGGGGTCCACCAACCTGATCCACGTGCATAGGATCGGCGAGGACGACCACTAA
- a CDS encoding DUF2752 domain-containing protein → MVPPAEVSGRANLYGALGIGALTAGALTYTALADPHRPGFLFPGCPFLALTGWYCPFCGGLRMTHAVLHGDWSTAVHDNVFLLAALPLLALWAGWRLGTKKPLLTRGFVVTVLVALLAWTVVRNVPGFPLTPEFSAR, encoded by the coding sequence CTGGTTCCGCCGGCGGAAGTGAGCGGGCGGGCGAACCTGTACGGCGCGCTGGGCATCGGCGCGCTGACCGCCGGGGCGCTCACCTACACCGCGCTGGCAGACCCGCACCGGCCCGGTTTCCTGTTTCCGGGCTGTCCGTTCCTCGCGCTCACCGGTTGGTACTGCCCATTCTGTGGTGGCCTGCGGATGACGCACGCGGTGCTGCACGGCGACTGGTCGACCGCCGTGCACGACAATGTCTTCCTGCTGGCCGCCCTGCCGCTGTTGGCGCTCTGGGCGGGCTGGCGCTTGGGGACCAAGAAACCACTGCTCACGAGGGGTTTCGTTGTTACCGTGCTGGTCGCGCTGCTGGCCTGGACGGTGGTGCGCAACGTGCCGGGCTTCCCGCTGACGCCGGAGTTCTCCGCCCGCTGA
- the lgt gene encoding prolipoprotein diacylglyceryl transferase has protein sequence MSTTLLAYFPSPPQGVWYLGPVPIRAYAVCIIIGIIVALMLGDRRWVARGGERGVIYDVALWAVPFGLIGGRLYHVITDWPTYFGPGGHGPIAALRIWDGGLGIWGAVALGAVGAWIGCRRHGIPLPAFGDAVAPGIVLAQAIGRIGNYFNQELYGRETTVPWGMEIFNRGPKGCAGPQPLDGMSTGELCAVVHPTFLYELLWNVLIFALLIWVDRRFKIGHGRLFALYVAGYCVGRFCVELLRADFANEIGGIRVNSFTSTFVFIGAVVYFILAPKGREKPEDLEGKRPPEPIREELHDLGGSVSKDLAAAVAGSGLGVAVARASVDGKKEAEAEAAELVAEEAPEAEPDDLAEAIEAGVDPAAAMTVDIADDAEAAEPDEAIEVVEALDGIEPDAGEVVAVVEEDPEPDTVAGDAELAEAELAEDPDVAIEAEDDLEPSPEPEEDSGEDVDLLDESEREELEGFAEPAGPAAVSEQGEEEQPASADEADGDEAERDADESSESDADIDIDIDEETALGEDADSDEEAEPEEDDEPEEDGEHDADAAVDGEPEPVAALVETAAEVEAESDTVAADAELAEAELAEGPEVVIEPEPEPEPVAVVDAEVEAESEADSGADVDLLDESEAEELEGLSEPVNESAPESEAAEEIDSAEEAEDAEEAEDAGAPEEPAEEPDADDDPVSRAAEEAEAEDGDEDDPVSRAAEAAEFDDEDDVVDEPSETDAPAEVENPAEVDEIAEADDPADTAETSETVVVTEDPAEDDVAAESEDDAPQDATAAQMAAAVAEPNEPRRRWFRRRK, from the coding sequence TTGAGTACGACGTTGCTGGCGTATTTCCCCAGCCCACCGCAAGGCGTCTGGTATCTCGGCCCGGTGCCGATTCGCGCCTACGCGGTGTGCATCATCATCGGCATCATCGTCGCGCTGATGCTCGGCGACCGCCGCTGGGTTGCCCGCGGCGGCGAACGCGGCGTCATCTACGACGTCGCCCTGTGGGCTGTGCCGTTCGGGCTGATCGGCGGCCGGCTCTACCACGTGATCACCGACTGGCCGACGTACTTCGGTCCGGGGGGCCACGGCCCGATCGCCGCGCTGCGGATCTGGGACGGCGGCCTGGGCATCTGGGGCGCGGTGGCGCTCGGCGCCGTGGGCGCCTGGATCGGCTGCCGGCGGCACGGCATCCCGCTGCCGGCCTTCGGCGACGCGGTCGCGCCCGGAATCGTGCTGGCCCAGGCCATCGGCCGGATCGGCAACTACTTCAACCAGGAGCTCTACGGCCGCGAAACCACGGTTCCGTGGGGCATGGAGATCTTCAATCGCGGCCCCAAGGGGTGCGCCGGCCCGCAGCCGCTCGACGGGATGTCCACCGGCGAGCTGTGCGCGGTGGTGCACCCGACGTTCCTCTACGAACTGCTGTGGAACGTCCTGATTTTCGCGCTGCTGATCTGGGTGGACCGCCGCTTCAAGATCGGGCACGGCCGGTTGTTCGCGCTGTATGTGGCGGGCTACTGCGTGGGCCGGTTCTGCGTCGAACTGCTGCGCGCCGATTTCGCCAACGAAATCGGCGGCATCCGGGTCAACTCGTTCACCTCCACCTTCGTGTTCATCGGCGCGGTGGTGTACTTCATCCTCGCGCCCAAGGGCCGGGAGAAGCCCGAGGACCTCGAGGGCAAACGTCCTCCCGAGCCCATTCGGGAGGAACTGCACGATCTGGGCGGCAGCGTCAGCAAGGACCTCGCCGCCGCGGTCGCAGGCAGTGGCCTGGGGGTGGCGGTGGCCAGAGCCAGCGTCGACGGCAAGAAGGAAGCCGAGGCAGAGGCCGCCGAACTGGTGGCCGAAGAGGCGCCCGAGGCCGAACCCGATGATCTGGCCGAAGCCATCGAGGCCGGGGTGGACCCCGCGGCGGCCATGACCGTCGACATCGCCGACGATGCCGAAGCCGCCGAACCCGACGAGGCCATCGAGGTGGTCGAGGCGCTGGACGGCATTGAGCCCGACGCTGGCGAGGTGGTCGCGGTCGTCGAAGAAGACCCCGAACCTGACACGGTCGCCGGGGACGCCGAACTGGCCGAGGCCGAGTTGGCCGAGGATCCGGACGTGGCCATCGAGGCCGAGGACGACCTGGAACCGTCCCCCGAGCCGGAGGAAGACTCCGGCGAGGACGTCGATCTGCTCGACGAGTCCGAGCGCGAAGAGCTGGAAGGGTTCGCCGAGCCGGCCGGCCCCGCCGCCGTCTCCGAACAGGGCGAGGAAGAGCAACCGGCGTCCGCCGACGAGGCTGATGGCGACGAAGCCGAGCGGGACGCTGACGAGTCCAGCGAATCCGATGCCGACATCGACATCGACATTGACGAGGAGACTGCGCTGGGCGAGGACGCGGATTCCGACGAAGAAGCGGAACCCGAGGAAGACGATGAGCCCGAGGAAGACGGGGAGCACGACGCGGACGCGGCCGTCGATGGGGAACCCGAGCCGGTAGCCGCACTCGTTGAAACCGCCGCGGAAGTCGAGGCCGAGTCCGACACGGTCGCCGCAGACGCCGAACTCGCCGAGGCTGAACTGGCCGAGGGCCCCGAGGTCGTCATCGAGCCCGAGCCCGAGCCTGAGCCTGTGGCCGTGGTTGACGCGGAAGTCGAGGCCGAGTCGGAGGCTGACTCCGGTGCGGATGTCGACCTCCTCGATGAATCCGAAGCCGAGGAACTCGAAGGCCTGTCCGAACCGGTCAACGAGAGTGCCCCGGAATCCGAGGCGGCCGAAGAGATCGACTCCGCTGAGGAAGCGGAGGACGCGGAGGAAGCGGAGGACGCAGGCGCTCCCGAGGAACCGGCCGAGGAGCCAGACGCCGACGACGATCCGGTGAGCCGTGCCGCCGAGGAAGCCGAAGCCGAGGACGGCGACGAGGACGATCCGGTGAGCCGGGCGGCCGAAGCTGCCGAGTTCGACGACGAGGACGATGTCGTCGATGAGCCGTCGGAGACCGATGCGCCTGCCGAGGTCGAGAATCCTGCCGAGGTCGACGAAATCGCCGAGGCCGACGACCCCGCCGACACTGCTGAGACGTCCGAGACCGTCGTGGTGACCGAAGACCCCGCCGAAGACGACGTGGCCGCCGAAAGTGAGGACGACGCCCCGCAGGACGCCACGGCCGCCCAGATGGCTGCCGCGGTGGCGGAGCCCAACGAGCCCCGCCGTCGCTGGTTCCGCCGGCGGAAGTGA
- the trpA gene encoding tryptophan synthase subunit alpha, whose protein sequence is MTNQVATGQQGRLGPVFEACRADNRAALIGYLPTGYPDVDTSMRAMATLVESGCDIVEVGISYSDPGMDGPVIAAATEAALKGGVRVRDSLRAVETVSAAGGAAVVMTYWNLVLRYGVDAFARDLAAAGGMGIITPDLIPEEADDWLAAAEAHQLDPIFLVAPSSTPERLAMTVSHCRGFVYAASTMGVTGARDAVSNAAPELVARIREVSDIPVGVGLGVRSGAQAAAIGGYADGVIVGSALVSALGDEGIPALGELTAELAAGVRQRG, encoded by the coding sequence GTGACGAATCAGGTCGCGACCGGACAGCAGGGCCGGCTGGGCCCGGTGTTCGAGGCATGTCGCGCCGACAACCGCGCGGCGCTGATCGGCTACCTGCCCACCGGCTACCCGGACGTGGACACCTCGATGCGCGCGATGGCGACCCTGGTCGAATCCGGTTGCGACATCGTCGAAGTCGGCATCTCCTACTCCGATCCCGGGATGGACGGACCGGTCATCGCCGCCGCGACCGAAGCCGCCCTCAAAGGTGGTGTGCGGGTTCGTGATTCGCTGCGGGCCGTCGAGACGGTCAGCGCAGCCGGTGGCGCCGCGGTGGTGATGACGTACTGGAACCTGGTGCTGCGCTACGGCGTTGACGCTTTCGCCCGTGATTTGGCGGCCGCCGGCGGGATGGGCATCATCACCCCGGACCTCATTCCGGAGGAGGCCGACGACTGGCTGGCCGCCGCCGAGGCGCACCAACTGGACCCGATCTTCCTGGTCGCTCCGTCGTCGACCCCGGAGCGCCTGGCCATGACGGTGTCGCACTGCCGTGGCTTCGTGTACGCGGCGTCCACCATGGGCGTCACCGGGGCGCGGGACGCCGTGTCGAACGCGGCTCCGGAACTGGTGGCTCGGATTCGCGAGGTGTCCGACATTCCCGTCGGCGTCGGGCTGGGTGTGCGTTCCGGCGCCCAGGCCGCCGCGATCGGCGGCTACGCCGACGGCGTCATCGTCGGGTCCGCGCTGGTTTCAGCGCTCGGCGATGAGGGCATTCCGGCGCTGGGGGAACTGACTGCAGAACTTGCCGCCGGGGTGCGGCAGAGGGGATAG